From Neoarius graeffei isolate fNeoGra1 chromosome 27, fNeoGra1.pri, whole genome shotgun sequence:
tcttccgttttatgatgcaccaaatgttttctgtgggtgaaagatctggactgcaggctggccagttcagtacccggacccttcttctacgcagccatgatgctgtaattgatgcagtatgtggtttggcattgtcacgttggaaaatgcaaggtctcccctgaaagagacgtcgtctggatgggagcatatgttgctctagaacctggatatacctttcagcactgatggtgtcgttccagatgtgtaagctgcccatgccacacgcactaatgcaaccccataccatcagagatgcaggcttctgaactgagcgccgataacaacttgggtcgtccttctcctctttagtccgaatgacacggcgtccctgatttccataaagaacttcacattttgattcgtctgaccacagaacagttttccactttgccacagtccattttaaatgagccttggcccagagaagacgtctgcgcttctggatcatgtttagatacggcttcttctttgaactatagagagttttagctggcaacggcggatggcacggtgaattgtgttcacagataatgttctctggaaatattcctgagcccattttgtgatttccaatacagaagcatgcctgtatgtgatgcagtgccgtctaagggcccgaagatcacgggcacccagtatggttttccggccttgacccttacgcacagagattcttccagattctctgaatcttttgatgatattatgcactgtagatgatatgttcaaactctctgcaattttacactgtcgaactcctttctgatattgctccactatttgtcggtgcagaattagggggattggtgatcttcttcccatctttacttctgagagccgctgccactccaagatgctctttttatacccagtcatgttaatgacctattgccaattgacctaatgagttgcaatttggtcctccagttgttccttttttgtacctttaacttttccagcctcttattgcccgtcccaacttttttgagatgtgttgctgtcatgaaatttcaaatgagccagtatttggcatgaaatttcaaaatgtctcactttcaacatttgatatgttgtctatgttctattgtgaatacaataacagtttttgagatttgtaaattattgcattccgtttttatttacaatttgtactttatcccaacttttttggaatcggggttgtagaattttattaatcaagggctgtaactggtaaaatgtgacggaattgaacaaaattacaatatgcgtactaccgacatataacaaagaatcctgccaagttttgtgaaattcctccaaaaattgtgagaggagttgatttcagaaggtgagtacccttcccaggacagacagacattgccatgacataatcccattCAGGCCTTTCGGCTAGCGGGGGGATAAAAACTACCTTGGTTCACAAAAGCATGGGGAAAGATCTGATGAGCTACATCAGGTTTCCTCATCAGAGTCGGTAGCTGAATTAAGCTCTATAATTTCTTCCTTCTGAATTAAAGGCCTTGAAATGATAAGAGGAACATTTAAGACTTGGGTTTAGGATGTAAATATTCTTAATCTGGTTGGTGTTCTATTCAGATACATTTCCTCATGTAATAATGAACAAAATTTAAAACTACACATTAAATGGAGTCCAGTGTTGGTTGATCAAACTGGTTTTTGCAGGGGTGTGAGAGAGCCTATACCCTGTCGGATATTAGATGGTCAATCGAGGgggggaagggggaaaaaaaaagtcccaaGCTGAAGCAATCAacccatttttttttattcacaagGAAATAAATCAGAAGCATCATGTCTTGCAGAGTGGCTCAGAGTCAGGCCTTGCAGCACTGAGAACAGAAACCACAGGAGTTCAGAGCACTTTCAGATGTACAGGAGCCCAGGTGACCACCTCATAGCTTACACACAACAATTCTACACAtgaccacactcacacacagctttgGAATCATGTTGAGTTTAGCCACTGATGTAGGAGGCAGCGTCGGCATGTTACAGcctgagagaaagaaaaaaattcaaCATCCACTGAATAGCAAGGCCACAATTTCAATTTCAAAAAGGCACACAGGATTAGAATAAATAACCCTGGTTCAGCTTCTTTGCATATCTGAATAAATATCAGCGCTGTTTAAATGAAAAACCCTAAATGTGTTAAGATCAAGTAATTTTTATGGTTAACAGCTTCGAGTGCACTGCATTAATGGTAAactaatcacacacacaaaaaaaattatataaagaaTGACTGGGTGAAAAAAGTACCATGTTTTAGACAATAAAATTCCATCCAAATACATGTTCAGAAAATAAGGGTGggcaatatgtaaaaaaaaaaaaaaaataataataataataataataatattaattaaaaaaagtatttgaaGGCATTAATACAGGATTTTCTCACTAATATTGTCAACAAATTAgtaaatctcaaaaaaaaaaaaaaagcaatatttCAACACCAAAGTTTTTAGAAAGAAAAACTAGGGAAAAAATTTATACAAGCACCCAATACACTACTCACTACTGTGAATAACACCACAATTAGATACTTTTTTCCTACAAGTGTATCATGACAATTTATTGTGATAACATATCATCCACCCCGTCCCAAACTCTGGTCAAAATCCAAAAATTCACACCTTTAGAGAAAGCTATAGATCAAACAAACTGTCCAGTTAAaaagagcttaaaaaaaaaaaaaaaaaaggaggtaaCAAGTGCTGTTTTTCCCAATAAAACCTCTTTACGAACTTGACTTTCCGATCTAATGCTAATTCACTATGTGCCTACTGGGATACGGTGCACTCGACTGCTGTACCAGTTCAACCAGCTGATTGGTTGGAGCAGTAGTCAGTTACTTGGAGCAGCTATTCTGTGCTTGCGTTGGGCGAGGGATCTAACGGACGAGGACCAGCCTCTGTGTGTGTTAGATATCACTAAGTGCACAGTTGTCACCTGCATTTTGGGGGTTACTGTGGGCAATCCCTGACATTACCCATACCATTCACAATTTTAATAAAAGCTACGTACAGTTAGACCTTTCCAGAAGGCTTCTTACAAAATCTATATAACTATACATACTAAAATAAAAAGTGTTAATAGATTTTTCTACCACAGGCTTAACGTACAGTCCTACTTTCATCATTTATCCTAATACCATAACTCCCAAACAGAAAAAATTAATCAGTACTGGCAGTTTAGAAAGACTGAAACTATGTAGAATAATGTGCAGATTCATATTGATGCTttggaaaaggaaagaaaagaaaaaaacacctcACTCAAAGCCTGGCAAATAAATTCTGGACAATAGACATGTACCGATTTATACACCATACTGCAGTAATCATTAGACATGAGATCAAAGGTAGACAGAACAGAACAGAGCAGAGCATCTCCCACTGATACACATTTTCTTAGTAATTACATAAACTGCAATGATAATTTTATAAACCATAAAGGTATGGGCAGTTATGGTGATATCAAAATTCCAATATCGGCTCACTGGAGAACAAGTTAAATCTCAGACCAAGTGCTTCAGTAAATCAAACCAGCACAGAAATAAAAGAATCTCCATCTTAAACTCACAACCTCATTGAGTGTtcgatatacattttttttttcgtccATCGCCAAATAAATACACACCATTGCAGCGAACCACAAACATTCTGATGTTGGCACTTGGCTGAAGAGCTTTTGAAAAGAACAAACAAGCCAACTGGACCAGTGTGAATAAGGGAGAATATTCTCGAGGCTTCCAGTCATTCATGATGCTACACAAATCCAATTGCTCTCTGGAGGCCTGGTACCAGGCTTCAGGTTTTCAGAGGTTCTCATTGGCTAGTGTCTCGGTGGACAGCCAAATTTTGGCTCCGTTGAGGAATTTGCTGAGGGGAGTACCCAGGATGCTGCGGCGGCACAGGTTGCCCACGGGGGAGAAGGGGAACGAGGAGCTGAGGCACTCAGGAGGAGCTGGAGACTCGCTTGGAGATAATCCTGCCCTGAAGTACATTTTGCTGGGTTCGTCCTGGGGGCTGCGTGCTGGAGTCGTCCCTCCTGTGTACTGCCTCAGCTGGTTCTGGAGAATTTCAATCTCGTCCACCAGCATAGAGAGCTTGTGGAAAGTGGTGATGGGGCCACCGTTGGGGATGCGGGCCTCGGGTACCCAGCGCAGGAAGTAAAGCTTCCACAGGGGCAGATGGGAAGGCAGGAGCTGTGGCAGCAGCAAACCCTGCAGGTCGGCTGGCCGAGAAAGCCAGTCCTGTACGAAGCGTTCGGCAGGGCTCTCCTGCTTCTCCTGCTTCTGTGCAACATCCGTACGGAGTCGTGGGATCAGAGAGTTACGCCGTGGTAGAGTGTCAATTACGGCTAGGCCGCCATTCTTCAGATCTGAAGGCAGACCTCGCAGTGTGGAACTGTAGTTTTTCtgccaaaaaaaaatacataccaTTTGACATCATGCATGCAGCTACCATATTCATATGTCGTTGGAATTACTGACTGGTACCCAGACTGGTTATTTTTCTTAGCAAAACTGGTCAACTCCCCTCTAAAGTCATCAGTGAAAAGGGAGCACTACAAACCCACAACTGAACTGGGACTACTTTGGATAATGCATCAGTGTGTGTTGTGTATAGACAGTCAAACAATAATACTATTCCCAAGTGACCTCTGAAATATGCTACATTTTTAAAACGGTATCAAAacttcttaaagctagacggcctttcgatttcataaaaccagtgaaattttagttccctctgaaatttggtcattgtgatatacgctcatttctgtaatatcttaaaacccaggccattctgttctgtggctgggaagtcatttaatttgacgggattcccgagcaaatgtgcatgaaatcgctcgcttggcacagtcaagcagacagaggaggtCCGTTTgcgtatgcgcaggtttactttgaccgtgcactgaccgttacatcattctgtcgctaaacggacagctgatcacaccgaggcgctcgctgaccgccgatatttattaggtttggtcctgcgtttcttttccttcgcacataacgtcttttcttctcgctttctgttactgtagtcggtctttaatgtttcattcgcatcctccattttcctctcccgtttcaaatttgtatcccacaatgccttgtacgaacggggaaagtccaccacgtgatgcatgatgtagtatcttgtattgcatcatggtgaagcaagaaataaaagcagagaatttagggccacgtggctctaaattcattaattgttctatttaaaaaatattaataaaaccggaagtctgtgattcaaattcagtagctttcagtccactaaacaaaaaataatcgggtgtcgggggaaattctttttatgacctaaacctgaaagtcagtctacctttaaagaacGTATTGAGGGGAGGCAGTAAtcaattaactgttttcacacaACTGAAGTCCTACAATTATTTTTCCCCCTTATAAAAATATCCATTAGAAATATAAATCCCATTTGAATATTTTCTTCTTTGATAACTTTCAGACTATAAACTGTCATACAACAGTAAGATAAACTAAAAACGAGTATTTTAGAATTAATATACACATTTTTAAACTGGACAATGTTTGAGTATAATAACACATTACTTTGAGAAGCTGTGTGaattttcagatgaaaaatgccAGTCATTTCGATCCTCACCTTGCTCCGCTTGTGTATGAACGTCCGCACCGTGCCATTGTGGACACAGGGGGCACTCTTGCCCACGTACAGAGGATTGTTGAAAAGGGCCTGATCTTTCAGACTGAATTGCTGTGACCAGTCCCACACCGGCGGGAACTGCAGAACTTTGTCCCGTCCCAGGGATATACTCTTACTCCGGGCAAAGTCCTGATATCAGAGGGATAAGGAGGAGGAGAGAAATGGGCACAGTCAAGAACAATAATGCACAAGTTGCTCTCAAAAACTGCCCACTTTACTATTTAAGAAAGATAAAGAGAACAAAAACGCACAGCATTAAGTGTCTCAAGAAGCTGACAGCAGGATGGCAGGTCAACTTACCCTGCTGTGTTCAGCTCTTTGTCGTGGACAGTTGAAAAGGAAAGTGCTGAACACAGGGACCCACATGCTGTCGCTCAGCACGGTGAGGTACATCTCTGTGAACTCGAAGGCTGCTGGGTACTGCTCCATTAACTGCCATACGCAGTTCAAgaacagcaaaaataggggagacTGCACAAGACAGGACAGATGATTTCAGTTTTATATCATTTTCCCTGCTGACCTGATACGGTTTTTAAGGATTTGGTGTTAGATCGGTTTGTCAGACGTTTTATGAACACGGTTAAGCATCCATGCCACTAAACACAAATTAATCACAGCTTTGGACTAAAGTATTAAAACAGACATTTTCATTTTCATTCCTATACTAGTGTTCCAGGAAAACAATTCCCCTCGTTATTAACACTCAATGAATGCCAAACTGCATGCCAGCCATCTCATCACTCCTGCCCTTCAGGtactcattcatttatttataaacCTTTACTTAACCAGGTTAGTCTCCTGAGATTTAAAATTTCTTTTGCAAGTGAGATCTGGCCAAGAAAGCAGTTGAAATGCCCGTTACAGACAATGACCCATATAAAGCATGTAAttgacaagagtgctctgagaacacaatatcccctgctggcaactcggccataactctggtaaaatgtgactgaattgaacgaaatggcaatatgcgtattaccgacatataacaaagaatcctgccaagtttcgtgatatTCCTACAGAAATcgtgagaggaattgatttcagaaagtgagtacccttcccggaacggacatcgccatgacaatccccctttgggcctttcggccagcagaggataaaaattgtgagggaagtcagaaagaaagaaagcacacgttgatgaaattgtcaaagtttgttaataatcgagggcataattctggtaaaatttgcccaaattaaacaaaatttcaatctgcgtataactgtcataagaaagccttttgccaagtttggtgaaattcctccacaaattgtgagaggagctgatttcagaagaacgtacaccctcatgaaattgtcacttgtttaatcaagggtcaaaactctgacaaaaattttcacaaacgaaattaaattgcaatatgtgtattaccgtactataacaaggccttttgccaagcttcgagaaattcctccaaaaattgtgagaggagttgatgtcagaaggaaaacacactcgtgaaattgtcaaagtataaattttgttaatcaagggccacaactctggtaaaatgcgaccgacttGAACAAAACAATATGCGTACTCAGGAAATATaataatgccttttgccaagtttcgtgaaattcctccaaaattgagagaggagttgatttcaggaggcgagtacccttctcgggacggacggacatcgccccgacataatccccctttggggctGCTGGGGATGATAAACCCCACACATTTATGCATTAAaacttaaaagaaagaaagacccagaTCAAATGAAAGTCATAAGCTCCTTTAATCTAAAAcatttttggagatcatttcaagaAGCAGGAGCAGAGAATTTAAAGGCCTTTTCCCACGAACTCTGTACGGACCTTTGGCACAGTTTATGAAATATAATCTAATGAGTAAAAGCAGTAATTACTGTTACTCTGAAGGACAATGTGCTTACACATAAGAAGGGAGCTGCCCTAATATGGCTTTATAAACGAAAATGAACCAATGAGTCAATCTGCGGCTAGCTAGGTCAATCAACTTTCTTCGAAACTTGGATGAACATAGCATTTGAGATAAATCCTAGTGCTCCATTGTAAACTATCAAACtttatttataaaataaaatCCTAACTTTAGCCTTAGTTCCCCCCCCCACAAAGTATTCAACGTGAGGTTTGAAAGTAAGGCAGTCATCAATCAGAAGACCTAAATATTTATAGCATGATACTTTATCTATTCATTCGCCTTGATTTGTTACTATTGAGGGTAAGGATATACAGTACCTCTCAGACTTTGTGAATACAATCAGTATAGTTTTTCCACATTCAGTACAAGCCTTAACTGATGAAATTGGGATTGTACAAAGTTAAAAGCAGACTGCATTTTCTCAAAAGCCTCAGTCAAGTTAGGAGCACAACAATAAAGCACTAtcatctgcataaaaatgaaaatgaccATTTGGTATATTTCTTCCTACATTATTTATATAAACAGTAAATAAAAGAGGGCAAGGGACCGAGCCCTGGTCTTGCTAACTGACGCCTGCAGTTCAGGGTCAGTTTGGTAGCTGTCTCCAGGCTCGTACCTCCTCCTTATCATTCTTCTTCAAATGATTGCAGCGGTCAAGGAAGCAATGGCCAGCCATCACCCACTCCTTCTGCACCAGGCCCTGAAAACCTGCCAGACTCCGGCAATGAGGGTCACACATCAGCTGCACCAGAGACGCAATGATGCAGCTCAAATCCCGGTCTTCTTCTTCTGCAGGGAGACGCAGAGAGATCAAAAATTAAACAAGGTTTCAGATGGACAGAGTTAAgaatagcagagagagagagatcattttCTACTGTCAGATTCATTTCCATGAATTTGTGTATGGTAGAAATTACAGTGATTCACATAAAAATAGCACACAGATTTAAACACGCAGCAGCAACTCTGAGCCTCTCTAACCTTGCAGAATGACAGAGGATTGTTTCCCCTCCAGCATGTAGATGACCTCCACTGCATGCTTCAAAAATGCCCTGAAAAACATCACATAGATGTCACTAATGGAACAACTGgaggtaaataaataaagatattgGCCATGCCTGCCTGTGCATTAAATCAGGAGCTACAAAATCATGACCGTGTTTTCcatgtatatccatccatctatccaaccCATATTCAATCCAATTATGTTTCAATCAGCATTTAAAGGGGATGACTCACtttagtgcttgtgcacatacagggctcaacattaactttttaatccactcatCCAAactagcagcaagatttttcacttgtcctgaccagaacctttttattactatgtattcactagttcagtgaaaggaaagtgattaatAAAGTTTATCAAAAGCA
This genomic window contains:
- the mtmr10 gene encoding myotubularin-related protein 10 isoform X2 — its product is MSVCESFEGLLIAVFVQIRSKRFQCVHRLLGEHDVPLTCVEQVVTVNDAKGKQKILGSNKKLKFNPTELILYCKDFRIIRFRFDEAGPESAKKVCLAIAHYSHPADNQLLFGFEYVGTRFHGSSGEKVNGVDLGKGVQTAMFDCSSDWDREIKRTGASEWRVCTINEEYLISPSLPEFFVVPSSLADQDLKQYACYFKAQRLPLWCWNHPNGSALIRMSDITELQQQRKLDQRICSAVIKSHPMRSNVLKTDLNKSLPSIQEIQTALVKLRQICVIEPFEESEEKWLSSMESSRWMEYVRAFLKHAVEVIYMLEGKQSSVILQEEEDRDLSCIIASLVQLMCDPHCRSLAGFQGLVQKEWVMAGHCFLDRCNHLKKNDKEESPLFLLFLNCVWQLMEQYPAAFEFTEMYLTVLSDSMWVPVFSTFLFNCPRQRAEHSRDFARSKSISLGRDKVLQFPPVWDWSQQFSLKDQALFNNPLYVGKSAPCVHNGTVRTFIHKRSKKNYSSTLRGLPSDLKNGGLAVIDTLPRRNSLIPRLRTDVAQKQEKQESPAERFVQDWLSRPADLQGLLLPQLLPSHLPLWKLYFLRWVPEARIPNGGPITTFHKLSMLVDEIEILQNQLRQYTGGTTPARSPQDEPSKMYFRAGLSPSESPAPPECLSSSFPFSPVGNLCRRSILGTPLSKFLNGAKIWLSTETLANENL
- the mtmr10 gene encoding myotubularin-related protein 10 isoform X1, with amino-acid sequence MFSPKPPKPTFTSYLSPIQTDAKKYLPVSTKKLEARLLPGEIVVNEANFVRKCIGADSSKDDLWGKLICTNFKVSFVTHDSLPQQRFQCVHRLLGEHDVPLTCVEQVVTVNDAKGKQKILGSNKKLKFNPTELILYCKDFRIIRFRFDEAGPESAKKVCLAIAHYSHPADNQLLFGFEYVGTRFHGSSGEKVNGVDLGKGVQTAMFDCSSDWDREIKRTGASEWRVCTINEEYLISPSLPEFFVVPSSLADQDLKQYACYFKAQRLPLWCWNHPNGSALIRMSDITELQQQRKLDQRICSAVIKSHPMRSNVLKTDLNKSLPSIQEIQTALVKLRQICVIEPFEESEEKWLSSMESSRWMEYVRAFLKHAVEVIYMLEGKQSSVILQEEEDRDLSCIIASLVQLMCDPHCRSLAGFQGLVQKEWVMAGHCFLDRCNHLKKNDKEESPLFLLFLNCVWQLMEQYPAAFEFTEMYLTVLSDSMWVPVFSTFLFNCPRQRAEHSRDFARSKSISLGRDKVLQFPPVWDWSQQFSLKDQALFNNPLYVGKSAPCVHNGTVRTFIHKRSKKNYSSTLRGLPSDLKNGGLAVIDTLPRRNSLIPRLRTDVAQKQEKQESPAERFVQDWLSRPADLQGLLLPQLLPSHLPLWKLYFLRWVPEARIPNGGPITTFHKLSMLVDEIEILQNQLRQYTGGTTPARSPQDEPSKMYFRAGLSPSESPAPPECLSSSFPFSPVGNLCRRSILGTPLSKFLNGAKIWLSTETLANENL